The Anguilla anguilla isolate fAngAng1 chromosome 2, fAngAng1.pri, whole genome shotgun sequence genome contains the following window.
AAAAGACCACTCAAAACTGTTGTAGGTTATGATTTTACTATTCCATCAGTCAACCACAAACTGAAATTTAAGTGACGGTAAACTTGCAGGACTCCTCTACTGAAGCATTAAGGCTGAGGGGCTGTTTAAAACCATGTTACCATGGATTCAGGATACCACCACGCAGGGGTTTGCCTTATCCCCCTAACATCAACACATGGCAAAACTATGAGAGGAAGCAATGTGGCGAAagaaaatcttttcttttctcttcactAGGTAATGCATGTTCTGGTACCGGCAGGTGGAACTTTCGGTTCCAGAATACCTGTGgatttatgcgtgtgtgtgcttgtgtgattCACTTCGCTGAAACaactatcattttaaaaaggtcacTTTAATCCATGCTGAAAAGTGGCTCAAAAACAAGTTACACATGTGCAACGTTTGCTGACCAAGATTAAATTCAATAGATCACACAGCAATGGTGAACTTTCACATAACAAGAAAAAGGCATACTTGCATTACTTTGTGGGATTTCCCATATTGTACTGCTAAGGatatgttcaaaaaaaaaaaaaaaaaaaacattgtcttcATTTATTTGAGCTTTTGACATGACAGCTTTTAAATTGCAGTCTCAGCTTACATTTGCCTAAAAACAACTTCTGCAAACAAAACACTAAGATGCGTAAAGGCTTGTAAACATAGAACATATGGGGCGGTTTTTATTAAACCTAACCCTTGACCTACCAGACTGTACGTCTGCTTAGATGCCAGCCAAGTCAGCCAGAGGAATTCATCATCTGAAAGTCAGAACTTGTAAAAACCAATTCCCAAAGTGGTTGTGTCATTAATGACCTAACTTCTGCGGCCAATTGTTCCTTAGCAATTCAGTCAGGCACTTTCTCTGTGCCAAAGCAGCGACTGGCACTGCAAAAGTGGACGGTAAAATCAAAGGTGCCTATTAAACataaagcagaaaataaatcatgAGAGAACCAGGTCAGACCTGGGAAATTTATATAAGGGAAAACCTTTTCAAATCCGATCAATTTTTACTAAACGTGTACAATGACATCTTTGCCGTCACCctatccagctgtgtgtgtaacgtCAGTGCAAACAGGGCTACAGTTTTACAACAGCACATGGGGACCACCATTAATGAGGGGCCACTGTCCTGTGATGTCTCACCCATGGTTTCAGGTTCCTGTCTGAACTCCTGCCACTAACCTTCTGAGTGAAGGCCCATCATACAGTAAAGTGCACTTCTTCCACCAGTATCTAATTTTATTATAAGGCTCGAAACAATGAGcgtgaaaaaaacaagcaaacaaacaaaaaaaaaacctttcccgTCTACATCAAATGTGTTATGCATGTATAAATTTGACCAGTTTTAACTTCTTTGACTAAAAAAAGGTCTTTTTCAGTTCTCGTGTCTGTAACATTTCTCGCAATGTTCAACAATAAAAACCGGAGCCCTCGCCTTTGAGTTTGATCCAGGAGGCCTCCGGCGAAGCCTGTGTTCTAGACTTTGTGTTTCGCAGCAGTGGCAAGTCcaaagaatgaaaacaaaagtcTAAACACTTCTGTGCAAAATTCCAGAGCTTCTCCTCAGCGTCCTCACACAGCGTCCTCACACGGGCTCTCCTGACCGCGCTGCTGTGGTCAGTACTGACCGGAGCCTCCGGCCTGTCCCCGGCCCCGCCTGCGTCTCTCAGTATCGTCCCTGAGGCCTCGCTCCGAGCACTCGAGCCTGCGAGAGGTTTCCCTTTCAGCGTCTCCGTTCCCGCCAGCTctgccggggggaggggggcggtgctTCCGCGGGGCTACCTGATGCGGCCGTTGCTTCGGACGGGCCCCAGTTCGGACTTGGGGTCGGGAGACAGGGAGCTCCAGCTGGACGTGTTGCACTGGaccagggcggggcagggcgacGGCTGGGTGCTGCAGATGTCTCCCGTCACCCAGAAGGCCCCGACACTCGCGTCAATCCAGTCCTCAAGGGCCTTGCCCACCAGCTGGGCCTTCTTCTGGGCCTCCTCCAGGGCCTGTTCCCCCTTGGTGAGCTTCAGCACCAGGCTCAGCTGCTGGAAGCCTTGCTCCATGTACAGGTTGCCAGGAGGACCAGCATGCAGCCAGCTGTCCTCATCTGAAGAGACAGATAATAGCATGTTAGACACCAAACAGGCAGAGCATAAAAGTACATAGTGATGAGTGTGTTAAAGTCAGAGAAAGATTATCACACTCTTCAGGCTTAAAGTCAGAGAAAGAGTCTGGACATTGTGTGAAATAATGCAATGGGCCTTGCtacaatgtttttaaacactAACAGTGGGGAGGCTGACCAATCAAGAGCAGTTTGGAAAGTACAGACACTGTATCCTCAAGCTTAGACATTTATCACAGGGGATCCAGGGAAAGACCCCACTTCGGAAGAATGGCTTGCTACAGGCCCTTGGGTGGTGGGATATGGTAACAGGAAGTAAGAGCTTGTTTCACTTCCTCCCAGGATGTTTATTCCACATGAACCAACAGGAACCCTATGACCCTCAGTGATGGTGGCGGCTGATTGACAGCaggtcggggaggggggggcttcaCCTTTGTTGAATGGCTGTCGGCCTTTGAAAGCCAGGGGCGTGACCAGGAAGCGGGTCTCGGCCACGGTCTCCCACAGCCGCAGCACTCTGACGGTCCAGGCTCCGGGccgcagggggcgctgcagagGCGGCTTGTACTGCGTGAACTCCGCCTCCACGTCCACGCTGATGTCATAGGAGGCTGCCACCACTAGCGCCGGGTCGATCCAGACTATGGTGGCCGTCAGGTTGGGCCCCCTTGCCCACTTCTGCACTGCCACCGGCTCATCCAGGGGGCCCATCACCCCCCCAAAGGTCCGGAAAATCCGCTCCTTGGGGTCCCACCCTGTTCCCACCTGGCATTGAGGAAAACGCAAAACAAATTGCTTTGGAATTACATGGCAGACATGGCAGACAGGCTCTTAAAAACAACTGATGAACTGATAATGAAGCATTCTGCATAAAAATCGGTATGCGAGTATGAATCCAATGTTGACTCATTACTTCAATATAGTTCAATTTCAATCAAATTCAATCAAGTTCAATATAAACAGGCCACTTCATGCGCATGCCATGacttttcagaaacatatccaaTAAATAACACCAACATGACTCAAACAGCATCACACTTATTAAGCATAATTCCAGATGACAGTTTTATACTCCGACttaatttttccatttaattagtagcatttaatttaattcatgcATAAAACTTGATTTATCATTCTCAATGGAAAAATAACATCACCCATATAAAGTAGTGACATTTCCTAATGTGTGTGCTGAGTCTATAATCCAGTAAAAGCCTCTGTCTCCCCTTCCCATGTGCCCATTCTCACCTCCAGGTTTTTGAGCCTCTCAAATTCATGCAGGTTGCTCTCCAGCTGCAGGGTGGTCTGAGGGACTGCCCAGACCTCCAGGGTCTGTCTCGTCTTTGTCCCCGAAATCTGAACTTCCTGCTTCACTAGGTAGCCCTGGAAACGGTCGTCGTAGAAATACAGATGCACTGAAAGTGGGTAGCCAATGGGCTCGTACCTGGATCGAAATGGAGAGAATGCAAAATTTTAGAATACTTCTGTAAATCGAAGAAACAACAACAGGTTAAAAAATTGAGAAACGTTAAATTCCTTTCCAGTTTTCTACGACTTGCATGCAAACAAGCTCAAATTTGCTTCCGATTTGGAAATAATGACAAATCCCTGAACGACAGTGCGGCATCGGTGTGGAACGCTACATTACTGCTTCCACCATTAACCCTACAGCTGTCTCTAGACCAGTTGTGGTAGGTGAGAGTTGAGCTCATGTTGCCTGCGACCCCCACAGCGGAGGTTAGTGAATGTCTGTGATGCGAGCACCGTGGAGGCGGAGTCTCACCTGCAGGCCTCTTTGCTGCCCTGAGCAGCCCCCTGGCTGCGCAGCCCGAGGCGGAAGAAGGCGGAGTAGGAAGTGAGGGCCACGTCGCTGAGCGAGCTCACCCCATCCGCCCTCTCAAACAGGCTCTCCCAGTAGGCCTTCAGTGCGGCGGTGCCGGGGGGGTAGTGGCCGTACAGGTGGGCGTCCAGGATGTTGATGGCCTCCTGGTTCACTGTCGACTCAAACTTGCGGGCGAAGAACGTGGGCCGGGTCAGTTGCTGCAGAGGAGAGGAAACAACAGTCAGCACATTTTGAAGATGAAACTCAAATTTGTAACTGCACAACTGACCCTCCAGAGAGCCTTTGTGCTTAGGTACTTGTGCGAAGTGTGTCAAGCCTCGGGGAGCAACTTTATACAATCACAGATACAATTAAGCACAAAAAGCTATTGTTCATCATAAGACATTCAGGTACACCCTGGTCATATTACATGATTGATGTCATTGTTGCTTTCCTTATCAGGGGCTCATGCCAAATTCATCCCCTTCCCTTTGGTACATCATTGGCAAAgtggaaaaaaggaaagtaaTATTAAACAAGATTTATTATATAGCCAATGCTTGATAAGTTAATGCTCTCCATGCTTTGATGTTAAATTGTGACATCAACAGCGGTTAGCAAAAACTTAAATGCAAACGAGCAATCTAACCGTCAAAACGAAGTGTCAAATTGACATTGATCTGACTGGTAATAATTTTTCAGAATAGTGGCAATATTAAAACTTTCAAAACTGGATCCAAGCGAACATGGACTCTGTACTGTAATGCATGCAAGTCAAACCACAGAAGGAACGTTGACTGCCTTCTGATACCTGGATTCTGATCAGGTCGCTTGGTTTGAAGTCGTTGGGCGAGCAGCCGCACCAGTCCACGATGTGCTTGTACTGACACTTGCAGCCCAGCTTGCGGTTCCAGTTGGTGACTCGCAGGTTGTTGTCCACCAGAGTGTCACACATGTGGCTGTTGCCTAGCACTGTGTGGAAGAAAGACTGGGAGACAGAACATTGAACATTAGAAAGGGTTCAACATTCCAAGAATCCAAGTCCCCACATTCAGCAACAATCTTCCTATACAAACTGAGAATTCAAACAGCAGGAAAACAAGATGAGCACTGAAAGCTAGTTCAATTTCATTTCTCAATgtaacacatttgaaaaaatgaaaaagacgcTGTGATATTTAGGCTGTGAATGAGAGAACAAGGCCGGGCTGACAAAAAGGGCGGGGTGGCCGAGCCGGTTGAGTACCTCAGCGGGGAGCAGGGTGTACGTGTAGAACTGCTTTAACCCTGACACCAGCTGGTCCGGCGAGTTCATGACGTACTCGATGAAACGGCGGCTGAGGGCGAACCAGTCGGATCCGCCCGACACGTCCAGGCCCTGGGGAATAACCCGCTCACCCAGCCTCCACATGTGGGAGTCGCACTCGTGAAAGAGCCGGTCTAGGCCCTGCTTCTTTATGAACCTGCCACAGAGTTATAGAGAATTATCACCCTGTGGCAATATTAGTTCGCGGTAAAGTTTCAATAGTTAGCCAACAGTGTTGCATGTACTGTCCATTacaatacacaggcacacacacgtacatatactcgcacacacacttcctgtatTATACCATGCCTGTTTTGTTTAATCATAAGGATTTGTTGTTGGGTGTGACGTATATTTATCAGCCAAGACAGACAATGTATTTGAAACACATTTCTCAGAATTAGAGGTGCCAACGTGACAGGTTTTATCATACCTTGCATTTTCTCTTCCGTGAGACTTCAGAAAGTTtttgtctctgtactgtgaGAGAAAAGCCACTAATTCGTCATTGGTCCTGTTTAGACACACAGggaataaagaaacaaacataaaatgtgaTATCAGCCAAACACACAGTGGAAGTGGCAGTGGAAATGTGCTGACTTCTGCCTGGACTGAATGAAATGCTTTCCTCTGGATACTGCCTTTACTGTTATGAGCCATTcagtacacatttatttataaacagcAGATGCTCTTAGGACTGGCTGCTGTGCAGGAAAAGGCTCGTAGAGTCCACTGAAATCTGTCTGTACCTGATTGGAATAATATAGCTATTTCAAGCATATCTCTGTATCAGGTGCTGAAGCAATGCTTACAGTGCAGAATTATTACAGCTAACAGAACTCTAATAAAACAGATGGCTATCTAGTGTGCAGCTAATTTTTACTTTATTGAAAATTAACtcttttttctgccattttttccccacaaaaacATGTATTAGTATAAAATTGTATATCTGATGTGCTTAAAAGTGTACAGTACAACAGCATATCAAGTTTTGGCTACACAGTCTGTAACAATcagcaaaataaaatcagtaaaaacCAAATCAGTAGCAATAAATACTACTatgctgcaagaaaaaaaaactgattacaTCTAAGGATAACTTTACTAACCAAAATGCATGCTAAAACTACAGGCagtgcacagatacacatatTTTACTATTGCTCCAGCTCCAGTGCTCCTGTGCGGAGGTGGGGTGCAGGCACCTTGTGGGGAAGTCAGTGGCACTGAGGTTGATGAAAAAGTCCCACTTCCAGTCCAGCATGGACAGCAGGTCCTGCATGCTGCGTAGGTAGGTCTTCAGcaggctggccccgccccataTGGTCACCATGCGCCAGGGCGTGGTCCGCACGTTGGGGTAGAGCTTGGCCATCTGCTCAACCTCGCGATGCAGGTAGTTGGAGCGCTGGGAGGAAGGAGGAAATGACCACGCATGTGACAACGCATTTAGCCAATCTGTTTAAAACAGAGTCATCACTGAGACAGTACTGAAGTATGCTGATAGCATGCCATTATTTCTGTCAAAATGTCTGCAAAAGGGGATACGTCTCTACTCTTTGTGAATCACGTTCCTAATATAACagcatttccattttccattacTCTGGTTCGTCACAAATAATTTTAGGGCCCGATTGCTAAAGAAATCACCATATATGATTAttctctcatttattttttcttctaatgttttagaaaaaaagactaGAACACCTAGTTTCTTAAAACCTCATTAAATTTCCTAGGCCACAAAATCATTTCTGCTTGTAGctatatttgtaattatttttgcaaGAATGTCTTTTAAGCAGCATGATAACTAGATTTGCAGCAAAAATGCTCAATAACTTTGAACAATTCTTTTGGGAAATattcccatggcaacagcacatgaatacaagcaaaacatttctaGGTTAATATTCAGTTGAATAGTAGTGAAGCACTGATGAAAGattctgtttgaaatgttttctgtgtcCTGGGaacctttttcattttcccctACTAAGTCCTACAATAAATGTTTCAAGGAGAAAATTCTAAATTGATTGTGAGGTTTGTGGTCTCTTTTGAGGCACAGTGGACTATTCTGCCAGAATAAACACAATCAACTAAACAGAATCATCCACATGGAAACAATCACAAGTTAAAACCTAGTTTGTACGTTCTGTAGTAAACCTGTTTCCATCACGCATAATTTGCAATGATGATATTACTGTAGACTGCTGTTAAATGTTTATAATAGGAATTTGAAGTGGCATGTACAATGAAAGTCATCTGCACTGGTATgtgaaaatgaggaaatattttaaaatgatggtaATTATGAACAGATTATGAACAATTACAATATTTAACAACACTGAGTAGCTTGCCAACAGTTGgaattttacacaaaattaaaatttgatggTGCTCAACCAAATGATGAAATTACAAGAACAAAGAGTTCCTTAGTCAATAATCATTGATGGGCTATGAGCAAGATAAAGATAAACCTTTAATCTTAAAGCTTATAACTGAGGTACATGCTTTTGTCGTGTTTCTGCACGTCACATTACATGATTTTCATTACAACAAAATTAGGATACATTAAAAGATTCTAATTATAACAATAAGAGATGGAATGTAGGATAAAACCTATTATTTTCCACAGTACGTTAAACAAACTGTCAATAATCTATTTACAGACCATTTCTAGTCTTCTATTCAGGGCTCAGGGCACCACTGATCTAAAGAAAATGGAGTACAAAGGGAACGGGTGTTTCTCTGCCAGCTTTCACACAGCGAGGGCAAGAAGAGATGccacacaggcaaacaaaacagaaagtaGGACAGGAAACGAAAGAAACTGCGCCACGTATGTAAAATGTTAAAGGAGATGACAAGAAGAGATGccacacaggcaaacaaaacagaaagtaGGACAGGAAACGAAAGAAACTGCGCCACGTATGTAAAATGTTAAAGGAGATGACAAGAAGAGATGccacacaggcaaacaaaacagaaagtaGGACAGGAAACGAAAGAAACTGAGCCACGTATGTAAAATGTTAAAGGAAATGACAGAGACTGAGCGTCGCAGTCTGAAATCCCTCCCGCCCTCCGTGCCTGACACAGTCGGCTACGCGGCTAACTGTGCATTTGCTGCGGCTCACAAAGAAGCTCCCCTTCCCTTGATGCCTTTCTCCAGCTCTTTAAAACGCTTTCACGAGAAAAATTCCAACGGTGTGACTCACAAACCCGTCTCTGCCGCCTAGGTGGGCACACgg
Protein-coding sequences here:
- the xylt2 gene encoding xylosyltransferase 2; the protein is MVASTRVQKLLRRYKLAIAAALTILLIQGLVVWSLRTLEEGEVEKKHRRSKLPDNNSGNPRKEAESWERQSGPAGRSRGRWKPGRERPGATAASALRRGPQHRAEAGGKDRGSQGQGGAGEGLPHDPSSSRNFTELKGGEAGARFLSAPQGDMGSVEGAPQAPSSDFVPKCEISGKDALSALHRATSRQCRQEIANIVCQHQEGQLMPQSLPQFCPQHALSSPVLQADELDADLSKVDNPVRVAFVLVVHGRAIRQLQRLIKAIYHRDHFYYIHVDKRSNYLHREVEQMAKLYPNVRTTPWRMVTIWGGASLLKTYLRSMQDLLSMLDWKWDFFINLSATDFPTRTNDELVAFLSQYRDKNFLKSHGRENARFIKKQGLDRLFHECDSHMWRLGERVIPQGLDVSGGSDWFALSRRFIEYVMNSPDQLVSGLKQFYTYTLLPAESFFHTVLGNSHMCDTLVDNNLRVTNWNRKLGCKCQYKHIVDWCGCSPNDFKPSDLIRIQQLTRPTFFARKFESTVNQEAINILDAHLYGHYPPGTAALKAYWESLFERADGVSSLSDVALTSYSAFFRLGLRSQGAAQGSKEACRYEPIGYPLSVHLYFYDDRFQGYLVKQEVQISGTKTRQTLEVWAVPQTTLQLESNLHEFERLKNLEVGTGWDPKERIFRTFGGVMGPLDEPVAVQKWARGPNLTATIVWIDPALVVAASYDISVDVEAEFTQYKPPLQRPLRPGAWTVRVLRLWETVAETRFLVTPLAFKGRQPFNKDEDSWLHAGPPGNLYMEQGFQQLSLVLKLTKGEQALEEAQKKAQLVGKALEDWIDASVGAFWVTGDICSTQPSPCPALVQCNTSSWSSLSPDPKSELGPVRSNGRIR